A single Natrialba magadii ATCC 43099 DNA region contains:
- a CDS encoding EamA family transporter, translating to MNLPEIDSAVFFGLITMVTWGIWVVLGNAASESIDPRTAAAISYLVAAPLALGYILVSDASLVITARGGLLAGVAGLFTGIGLISMYIGLSGGSTTVVSTLSAMYFVVAALIGVVILGDEVTITRVAGIAFAILGVILVSQ from the coding sequence ATGAATTTGCCTGAGATAGATTCGGCTGTGTTCTTTGGGTTAATTACAATGGTCACCTGGGGAATCTGGGTGGTCCTGGGCAACGCTGCCTCGGAGTCTATTGACCCGAGGACGGCCGCCGCGATCTCCTATCTTGTTGCGGCTCCTCTTGCACTCGGCTACATTCTCGTTTCAGACGCGTCGCTTGTTATTACGGCGAGAGGCGGACTGCTCGCTGGCGTGGCCGGATTGTTCACCGGAATCGGTCTGATTTCGATGTACATCGGTCTTTCGGGAGGGTCAACAACCGTCGTCTCGACTCTTAGCGCGATGTATTTCGTCGTCGCGGCGCTCATCGGTGTGGTCATCCTTGGAGACGAAGTTACGATAACGAGAGTGGCTGGAATAGCGTTCGCCATTCTTGGTGTCATCCTGGTTTCCCAGTGA
- a CDS encoding cadmium resistance transporter: METVLFVALWLFIVTHIDTLLVISAFCADNDYQLWEVLVGHYVSFCIGLSAAVVGAIVAAELLYEWTFLLGVVPLTIGLWGLISRPPETTIEELPAVPNSVGRIGVVTVAGIGLSGENIAVFVPFFADLGPGELQLIVIVYLIAAGIVFLTALLLVYRVAIDGISDRLDRWLVPTVLVIVGGYVIVAGLTVA; the protein is encoded by the coding sequence GTGGAGACAGTCTTGTTTGTGGCCCTGTGGTTGTTCATTGTAACCCATATTGATACGTTACTCGTCATCAGTGCGTTTTGTGCGGATAACGATTATCAGCTCTGGGAAGTGCTTGTTGGACACTATGTGAGTTTTTGTATCGGTCTCAGTGCTGCGGTTGTCGGGGCGATTGTCGCGGCTGAACTCCTGTACGAGTGGACCTTTCTGCTGGGAGTCGTTCCCCTCACCATCGGTCTGTGGGGTCTCATCAGTCGTCCTCCAGAAACAACCATTGAAGAACTACCGGCTGTGCCGAACTCAGTCGGGCGTATTGGTGTGGTTACCGTTGCGGGAATCGGACTTAGCGGTGAAAACATCGCAGTGTTCGTTCCGTTTTTTGCCGACCTTGGACCAGGAGAGTTGCAACTCATCGTCATCGTATATTTGATCGCCGCTGGAATCGTATTTCTCACTGCGCTCCTACTCGTGTATCGCGTCGCTATCGATGGGATCTCTGATCGACTTGACCGATGGCTCGTTCCCACCGTGCTGGTGATTGTTGGTGGATACGTTATTGTCGCTGGACTGACTGTGGCTTGA
- a CDS encoding SHOCT domain-containing protein: MLPLALGLLEYYQNQETANESATGEVSAEETALEELRSRYARGELTDDEFERRLDRLLATKTLKMHNGTMNAATNGLIVGPARMRLTSSNSSERSALVTAFQYSRHNGRMERKPIYGFSATSIVFCGDSLVCGPVVVHCNPY; the protein is encoded by the coding sequence GTGTTGCCGCTTGCACTGGGACTTCTCGAGTACTACCAAAATCAAGAGACTGCAAACGAGTCGGCAACTGGTGAAGTGAGTGCGGAAGAAACTGCGCTGGAAGAATTGCGTTCGCGGTATGCACGGGGCGAACTCACTGATGACGAATTTGAACGGCGACTTGATCGACTCCTTGCGACGAAGACTTTGAAGATGCACAACGGCACCATGAACGCAGCGACGAACGGACTGATCGTCGGTCCCGCACGGATGCGTCTGACGAGTTCGAACTCGAGTGAACGTTCTGCGTTGGTCACGGCTTTTCAGTACAGCAGACACAACGGTAGGATGGAGAGGAAACCAATATATGGTTTCAGTGCGACTAGCATTGTGTTCTGTGGAGACAGTCTTGTTTGTGGCCCTGTGGTTGTTCATTGTAACCCATATTGA
- a CDS encoding ABC transporter ATP-binding protein: MVASEPILETEQLTKEFGDLAAVRDLNLSIRKGEVYGFLGPNGAGKTTTIHMLLSLVRPTSGRIRLFGEEVDPGSPSPRNRIGVLPSHGQLYDNLTAREHIEFVARIKNADDDPESLCERVGLETTLDQRVRGFSTGMRQRLKLAMALVGDPELLVLDEPTSGLDPNGARQMRELIQTETKKGVTVFFSSHILGQVERICDRVGILDSGRLVAEDTISGLRSRTEETNTVQIEFDDAAARAVHRVQHLDAVTAVNTDDRKLELVLEDIDATNEVLSQLCQVEGRILSVNTNETSLEDLFAAYTTEEVKA; encoded by the coding sequence ATGGTAGCAAGTGAACCCATACTCGAAACGGAGCAACTCACCAAGGAATTCGGTGATCTCGCCGCAGTACGGGATCTCAACCTCTCCATCCGAAAAGGCGAGGTATACGGCTTTCTCGGACCGAATGGGGCCGGAAAGACCACGACGATCCACATGCTGTTGTCGCTCGTCCGACCTACCAGCGGCAGAATTCGGTTATTCGGTGAGGAAGTCGATCCTGGGTCGCCATCTCCGCGGAATCGAATTGGCGTCCTTCCAAGCCACGGCCAGCTCTACGACAATCTCACAGCACGAGAGCACATCGAATTCGTGGCTCGGATCAAAAACGCCGACGACGATCCAGAATCCCTCTGTGAGCGTGTCGGGCTGGAAACCACACTCGATCAGCGGGTTCGCGGGTTCTCCACCGGAATGAGACAGCGACTCAAACTTGCGATGGCACTCGTCGGAGACCCCGAACTTCTCGTCTTAGACGAGCCCACGAGTGGACTGGACCCAAACGGTGCACGACAAATGCGCGAACTCATTCAGACCGAGACTAAAAAGGGTGTGACAGTCTTCTTTTCCAGTCACATCCTTGGCCAAGTGGAACGGATCTGTGACCGGGTCGGGATTCTCGACAGTGGGAGACTCGTGGCTGAAGACACGATTTCCGGACTTCGATCCAGAACTGAAGAGACGAACACAGTACAGATCGAGTTTGACGATGCAGCCGCCCGTGCTGTCCACCGTGTACAACATCTCGATGCAGTCACCGCCGTGAACACGGATGACCGAAAGCTCGAACTGGTTCTCGAAGATATCGACGCCACAAACGAGGTGCTCAGTCAACTTTGTCAAGTGGAAGGTCGAATCCTGTCGGTCAATACCAACGAGACGTCACTGGAAGACCTATTTGCAGCGTACACTACCGAAGAGGTCAAAGCATGA
- a CDS encoding ABC transporter permease subunit: MTWHEIARKDVADSIRSNTFVLLAVGFLLVTFTLSSMQQIFGDPTFEEGVGAAFGTMSLLIPIVAVLLSYPAIVGERESGSIHVLLSLPVSRAELLLGKTVGRTLALFVPVFIGYMLVIPFLYVIYGSFALSEYGQFLVGNLTNGILYTVIGVSVSAALATSRRVLAVLTGLFLTVYFALYVIGDVLYWAIHGEVSETSPAWIGFIENLAPHEAIGIIMDVLWTRELSTGEPLLLQEWVSVIVFALWFIVPVAIGYLRFRSSDVI, from the coding sequence ATGACGTGGCACGAAATTGCCCGCAAGGACGTTGCCGATTCAATCCGGTCGAACACGTTCGTCTTGTTGGCAGTCGGATTTCTCCTTGTCACGTTCACTCTGAGTTCGATGCAGCAGATCTTCGGCGACCCAACGTTCGAGGAGGGCGTCGGTGCGGCGTTCGGAACGATGAGCTTACTCATTCCAATCGTCGCAGTTTTGCTCAGTTATCCCGCAATTGTCGGCGAGCGCGAATCAGGAAGTATTCACGTTCTCCTCAGCCTTCCGGTGAGTCGAGCAGAACTGTTGCTCGGTAAAACTGTGGGGCGTACCCTGGCGCTGTTCGTTCCGGTGTTCATTGGGTACATGTTGGTGATTCCGTTTCTGTACGTCATCTATGGGTCCTTCGCTCTCTCCGAGTATGGGCAATTTCTGGTCGGCAACCTTACAAACGGAATTCTATATACAGTGATCGGCGTGTCGGTTTCGGCAGCCCTTGCGACCTCCCGTCGAGTTCTCGCAGTGTTGACTGGCCTCTTTTTGACTGTGTATTTCGCGCTGTACGTGATTGGTGACGTTCTCTACTGGGCAATCCACGGTGAGGTGTCTGAGACGTCCCCTGCCTGGATTGGGTTCATCGAGAACCTTGCGCCACACGAAGCAATAGGAATTATTATGGATGTACTCTGGACAAGAGAGTTGTCGACGGGAGAACCACTATTGCTACAAGAGTGGGTGAGTGTCATCGTATTCGCTCTGTGGTTCATCGTTCCGGTTGCAATCGGGTATCTTCGATTCAGATCAAGTGACGTCATCTAA
- a CDS encoding ArsR/SmtB family transcription factor, which produces MGKLLPTSSDATINREEQPQLLCIDDDLTSEVFKALSSDTSQDIFALLNEEPMAAQDISDELDLSLQRVSYHLDNLQESGLITVLDTCYSEKGMEMDVYGPPETPLLLYLGPSDDRPGMIASFKQFVHALGPIAAPVAIGQALVRLVSGDE; this is translated from the coding sequence ATGGGAAAGCTACTTCCGACGTCGTCCGACGCCACCATCAACAGAGAGGAACAGCCTCAACTGCTCTGTATCGATGACGATCTAACGTCCGAAGTTTTTAAAGCGCTTTCTTCAGATACGAGTCAGGACATTTTCGCTCTCCTCAACGAGGAGCCAATGGCTGCACAAGATATATCCGACGAACTCGATCTATCGTTACAGCGAGTTTCCTACCACCTCGACAATCTCCAGGAGTCGGGATTAATTACGGTACTCGATACGTGCTACTCCGAGAAGGGTATGGAGATGGACGTGTACGGTCCACCCGAGACGCCACTCCTTCTATATCTGGGCCCCTCTGACGATAGACCAGGGATGATCGCATCATTCAAACAATTTGTACACGCACTCGGTCCGATTGCTGCTCCAGTTGCTATCGGCCAGGCTCTGGTACGACTTGTGTCGGGTGACGAGTGA
- a CDS encoding cadmium resistance transporter, whose amino-acid sequence MTYIGSVEAVLLVGVWLFVLTHIDTLLVIGAFCADNDYRLWEVLVGHYVGFCGGLGAAVIGTILAAELLQEWTFMLGFVPLSLGLWGLLRQRPETTVEEVPFVPNSLGRIGVVTAAGLGLSGENIALFIPFFATLSPAELILIITVYLIGAGVVFLAALATVSRLTTDGIPDWLDRWLVPSVLVLVGGLVVVSGWVIA is encoded by the coding sequence TAGGATCTGTGGAAGCTGTTCTGCTTGTGGGCGTGTGGTTGTTCGTCCTAACCCATATTGACACGCTACTCGTCATCGGCGCCTTTTGTGCGGACAACGATTACCGCCTTTGGGAAGTGCTTGTTGGGCATTACGTCGGCTTTTGTGGCGGATTGGGCGCGGCGGTCATCGGGACGATTCTTGCTGCCGAGCTACTCCAGGAGTGGACGTTCATGCTTGGTTTCGTTCCCCTCAGCTTGGGACTATGGGGACTACTCCGCCAGCGCCCAGAAACGACGGTCGAAGAGGTGCCCTTCGTGCCAAACTCTCTCGGACGTATCGGTGTCGTGACCGCCGCAGGACTGGGTCTCAGCGGCGAAAACATCGCTCTCTTCATCCCATTTTTCGCTACCCTCTCGCCAGCCGAACTGATACTTATCATCACTGTTTACCTGATCGGTGCCGGGGTCGTGTTTCTCGCCGCGCTCGCAACCGTATCTCGCCTCACTACCGACGGCATTCCTGACTGGCTGGATCGGTGGCTCGTCCCCTCCGTGTTGGTACTCGTCGGCGGGCTCGTCGTAGTGTCCGGATGGGTTATCGCCTGA